A single region of the Halorubrum depositum genome encodes:
- a CDS encoding triphosphoribosyl-dephospho-CoA synthase produces the protein MTRADRAGGDSDPVDDATLALLIEVAGTPKPGNVDRRRDLEGLRFESFLGGAVGAREGLELAANDEASVGDAFERAVAGMADRAGTNTQFGCLLLLVPLLRATVAGGDASAGDLGPDAVDRVTRDTTVADAVAFYRAFERVDVAVADPPADATGLDVRRGSDAAPTLRDRGLTLRDVLALSAAPDDPDRVPDRNAREWVEGFPRTFRAAEWIRTDEGPLTDRAARAFLGLLAAEPDTLVAATHGPETAREASARAAALLDGADGVGSGAAGVGGIGADAVHGADLDAAEGLATAFVDEGINPGTTADLTCAALYVALRRGAEVAP, from the coding sequence GTGACGCGTGCCGATCGCGCGGGAGGCGACAGCGACCCGGTCGACGACGCGACCCTCGCGCTCCTGATCGAGGTCGCCGGCACGCCCAAGCCCGGCAACGTCGACCGCCGCCGGGACCTGGAGGGCCTCCGCTTCGAGTCGTTCCTCGGCGGGGCGGTCGGTGCCCGAGAGGGGCTGGAGCTGGCCGCGAACGACGAGGCGTCGGTCGGCGACGCCTTCGAGCGCGCGGTCGCGGGGATGGCCGACCGGGCGGGGACGAACACCCAGTTCGGCTGTCTGCTGCTGCTCGTTCCGCTGCTTCGTGCGACCGTCGCGGGCGGGGACGCGTCCGCGGGCGACCTCGGACCCGACGCCGTCGACCGCGTGACCCGCGACACGACCGTCGCCGACGCGGTCGCGTTCTACCGCGCGTTCGAGCGCGTCGACGTCGCGGTCGCTGACCCGCCCGCGGACGCGACCGGCTTGGACGTGCGTCGCGGGAGCGACGCGGCGCCGACGCTCCGCGACCGTGGGCTGACGCTGCGCGACGTGCTGGCGCTCTCGGCCGCCCCCGACGATCCGGACCGCGTCCCCGACCGCAACGCGCGGGAGTGGGTCGAGGGGTTCCCGCGGACGTTCCGCGCCGCCGAGTGGATCCGGACGGACGAGGGGCCGCTGACCGACCGGGCCGCGCGCGCCTTCCTGGGACTGCTCGCGGCCGAGCCCGACACGCTGGTCGCCGCGACTCACGGGCCCGAGACGGCGCGGGAGGCGAGCGCCCGGGCGGCCGCGCTGCTCGACGGGGCTGACGGGGTCGGCTCGGGCGCCGCCGGCGTCGGCGGTATCGGTGCCGACGCGGTCCACGGCGCCGACCTCGACGCCGCCGAGGGGTTGGCGACGGCGTTCGTCGACGAGGGGATCAACCCCGGAACGACCGCGGACCTCACCTGCGCGGCGCTGTACGTCGCGCTCCGACGGGGTGCGGAGGTGGCGCCGTGA